A single Biomphalaria glabrata chromosome 2, xgBioGlab47.1, whole genome shotgun sequence DNA region contains:
- the LOC106058878 gene encoding monocarboxylate transporter 12-B-like isoform X2 yields MLKVKMEGGIQGMVIVFSACMIQVLAFGNYACVGIYTLYLLEEFPEDTVGVSLISSIHFALLLGCGPLISFLMTKVSYRKLSILGALLVFVGILCTPLLIHLPALYLFFGVFAGLGGCFIYLPSHVLSGLYYDKYRSLSTGVATSGTGLGAILMPLIVSNLIEEYSWKGSLLILAGLDFHLLIFALLMLPPPTPPSVTKCTKDDDYRMSELHSQKDLSNDKAVKLSGADRSGASTLYEPLTNDTGYNYDYSEKTEENHRLLLSIAEDEQCNFEINHQESSHHSNNKKNEENSVKQKLRAYNSVPDDDISMVFQPSYLSWATNLSVRGSRLYDSFPSFLHETDIGTHSENNFPVSNKFNGKLTQKMQINPETIKHKTLKETLKHHFLLFINFKFLIYFISTILWSLSTIIFITFGPELFVLKGLSKYDAAIVFTFFGVGQLLGCIFISILGSCVGKRVFLYILSNSLTGFFIGIAPLYDSYAWIVMVCLCSGLAYGGILGLYMIVMVDIVGVDDMEIGLGYIMLASGIGCFAGPPLGGYLKEIYYDYNYSFYLAGVFAVVAGLCMVFIYLKCCKEKELKEEYV; encoded by the exons GTCAAGATGGAAGGAGGCATCCAGGGCATGGTCATCGTGTTCTCCGCCTGCATGATCCAGGTGTTGGCCTTTGGCAACTATGCCTGTGTGGGTATCTACACATTGTACCTGTTGGAGGAGTTCCCTGAAGACACTGTAGGGGTATCTCTCATTAGTTCCATCCACTTTGCCTTACTCTTAGGATGTG GTCCTCTCATCAGCTTCCTGATGACTAAAGTTTCCTATAGAAAACTCTCAATTTTAGGAGCTCTCCTTGTATTTGTTGGGATATTGTGTACACCTTTGTTAATTCATCTCCCAGCtttgtaccttttttttggtgtttttgcag gaCTAGGTGGATGCTTCATTTATCTTCCTTCTCATGTATTGAGTGGGTTGTACTATGATAAATATAGATCTCTATCAACTGGTGTGGCAACATCAGGAACTGGACTGGGTGCCATCTTGATGCCTCTTATAGTAAGCAATCTCATTGAGGAGTATTCTTGGAAAG GGTCACTGTTGATATTAGCTGGTTTGGATTTTCATCTTTTAATATTTGCTCTTTTGATGCTGCCCCCACCAACCCCTCCCTCTGTTACAAAATGTACAAAAGATGATGACTACAGGATGTCAGAACTACACAGTCAAAAAGATTTGTCCAATGACAAAGCTGTAAAACTGAGTGGAGCAGACAGGTCTGGGGCAAGCACACTTTATGAACCGTTAACCAATGACACTGGTTACAACTATGATTACAgtgaaaagacagaagaaaaCCATAGACTTTTGCTTAGTATTGCAGAAGATGAGCAATGTAACTTTGAAATCAATCATCAAGAAAGCAGCCATcattcaaataataaaaaaaatgaagaaaattctgttaaacaaaaattaagggCTTATAACTCTGTGCCAGATGATGATATATCCATGGTGTTTCAACCCAGTTATCTCTCTTGGGCCACCAATCTTTCAGTTAGAGGTTCTAGGTTGTATGACAGTTTTCCCAGTTTTCTCCATGAAACTGATATTGGTACTCATTCTGAAAACAATTTTCCAGTCAGTAATAAATTCAATGGCAAACTGACTCAAAAGATGCAAATTAATCCAGAAACTATAAAACACAAAACATTAAAGGAAACTTTAAaacatcattttcttcttttcataaacttcaagtttcttatatatttcatttcaacCATTCTGTGGAGCTTATCTACCATCATTTTCATCACATTTGGTCCTGAACTCTTTGTTTTGAAAGGCCTTTCAAAatatgatgcagctattgtttTTACATTCTTTGGAGTTGGCCAATTACTGGGCTGCATTTTTATAAGCATTCTCGGCAGCTGTGTTGGTAAACGTGTATTTCtgtacatcttgtcaaactcacTGACAGGCTTTTTTATTGGCATTGCACCCTTATATGACTCTTATGCTTGGATTGTTATGGTTTGTTTGTGCAGTGGCCTAGCCTATGGAGGGATTCTGGGATTGTATATGATTGTCATGGTAGATATTGTAGGTGTGGATGATATGGAAATTGGTCTTGGATATATTATGCTGGCTTCTGGAATAGGCTGTTTTGCAGGACCTCCACTGGGag GCTACCTCAAGGAGATCTACTATGATTATAACTACTCATTCTACCTGGCAGGTGTATTTGCTGTTGTCGCTGGATTGTGTATGGTCTTCATTTACTTAAAGTGCTGTAAAGAGAAAGAGCTTAAAGAAGAATATGTTTAA
- the LOC106058878 gene encoding monocarboxylate transporter 12-B-like isoform X1: MALLKEVKMEGGIQGMVIVFSACMIQVLAFGNYACVGIYTLYLLEEFPEDTVGVSLISSIHFALLLGCGPLISFLMTKVSYRKLSILGALLVFVGILCTPLLIHLPALYLFFGVFAGLGGCFIYLPSHVLSGLYYDKYRSLSTGVATSGTGLGAILMPLIVSNLIEEYSWKGSLLILAGLDFHLLIFALLMLPPPTPPSVTKCTKDDDYRMSELHSQKDLSNDKAVKLSGADRSGASTLYEPLTNDTGYNYDYSEKTEENHRLLLSIAEDEQCNFEINHQESSHHSNNKKNEENSVKQKLRAYNSVPDDDISMVFQPSYLSWATNLSVRGSRLYDSFPSFLHETDIGTHSENNFPVSNKFNGKLTQKMQINPETIKHKTLKETLKHHFLLFINFKFLIYFISTILWSLSTIIFITFGPELFVLKGLSKYDAAIVFTFFGVGQLLGCIFISILGSCVGKRVFLYILSNSLTGFFIGIAPLYDSYAWIVMVCLCSGLAYGGILGLYMIVMVDIVGVDDMEIGLGYIMLASGIGCFAGPPLGGYLKEIYYDYNYSFYLAGVFAVVAGLCMVFIYLKCCKEKELKEEYV; the protein is encoded by the exons GTCAAGATGGAAGGAGGCATCCAGGGCATGGTCATCGTGTTCTCCGCCTGCATGATCCAGGTGTTGGCCTTTGGCAACTATGCCTGTGTGGGTATCTACACATTGTACCTGTTGGAGGAGTTCCCTGAAGACACTGTAGGGGTATCTCTCATTAGTTCCATCCACTTTGCCTTACTCTTAGGATGTG GTCCTCTCATCAGCTTCCTGATGACTAAAGTTTCCTATAGAAAACTCTCAATTTTAGGAGCTCTCCTTGTATTTGTTGGGATATTGTGTACACCTTTGTTAATTCATCTCCCAGCtttgtaccttttttttggtgtttttgcag gaCTAGGTGGATGCTTCATTTATCTTCCTTCTCATGTATTGAGTGGGTTGTACTATGATAAATATAGATCTCTATCAACTGGTGTGGCAACATCAGGAACTGGACTGGGTGCCATCTTGATGCCTCTTATAGTAAGCAATCTCATTGAGGAGTATTCTTGGAAAG GGTCACTGTTGATATTAGCTGGTTTGGATTTTCATCTTTTAATATTTGCTCTTTTGATGCTGCCCCCACCAACCCCTCCCTCTGTTACAAAATGTACAAAAGATGATGACTACAGGATGTCAGAACTACACAGTCAAAAAGATTTGTCCAATGACAAAGCTGTAAAACTGAGTGGAGCAGACAGGTCTGGGGCAAGCACACTTTATGAACCGTTAACCAATGACACTGGTTACAACTATGATTACAgtgaaaagacagaagaaaaCCATAGACTTTTGCTTAGTATTGCAGAAGATGAGCAATGTAACTTTGAAATCAATCATCAAGAAAGCAGCCATcattcaaataataaaaaaaatgaagaaaattctgttaaacaaaaattaagggCTTATAACTCTGTGCCAGATGATGATATATCCATGGTGTTTCAACCCAGTTATCTCTCTTGGGCCACCAATCTTTCAGTTAGAGGTTCTAGGTTGTATGACAGTTTTCCCAGTTTTCTCCATGAAACTGATATTGGTACTCATTCTGAAAACAATTTTCCAGTCAGTAATAAATTCAATGGCAAACTGACTCAAAAGATGCAAATTAATCCAGAAACTATAAAACACAAAACATTAAAGGAAACTTTAAaacatcattttcttcttttcataaacttcaagtttcttatatatttcatttcaacCATTCTGTGGAGCTTATCTACCATCATTTTCATCACATTTGGTCCTGAACTCTTTGTTTTGAAAGGCCTTTCAAAatatgatgcagctattgtttTTACATTCTTTGGAGTTGGCCAATTACTGGGCTGCATTTTTATAAGCATTCTCGGCAGCTGTGTTGGTAAACGTGTATTTCtgtacatcttgtcaaactcacTGACAGGCTTTTTTATTGGCATTGCACCCTTATATGACTCTTATGCTTGGATTGTTATGGTTTGTTTGTGCAGTGGCCTAGCCTATGGAGGGATTCTGGGATTGTATATGATTGTCATGGTAGATATTGTAGGTGTGGATGATATGGAAATTGGTCTTGGATATATTATGCTGGCTTCTGGAATAGGCTGTTTTGCAGGACCTCCACTGGGag GCTACCTCAAGGAGATCTACTATGATTATAACTACTCATTCTACCTGGCAGGTGTATTTGCTGTTGTCGCTGGATTGTGTATGGTCTTCATTTACTTAAAGTGCTGTAAAGAGAAAGAGCTTAAAGAAGAATATGTTTAA